The Hypomesus transpacificus isolate Combined female chromosome 3, fHypTra1, whole genome shotgun sequence genome has a window encoding:
- the srp14 gene encoding signal recognition particle 14 kDa protein — MVLLENDSFLTELTRLFQKCRTSGSVVITLKKYDGRTKPVPRKGHVESFEPADNKCLIRASDGKKKISTVVSTKEVIKFQMAYSNLLRAHMDGLKKKDKKSKTKKTKATQ; from the exons TTCTTGACAGAGCTAACTAGACTGTTCCAGAAATGCAGGACTTCTGGCAGTGTTGTCATCACGTTAAAGAAAT ACGACGGCAGAACCAAACCAGTTCCCAGGAAAGGTCACGTGGAGAGTTTTGAGCCTGCAGACAACAAGTGTCTTATCAGAGCGTCAGATGGAAAGAAGAAAATAAGCACAGTG GTTAGCACTAAAGAAGTTATCAAGTTCCAGATG GCGTATTCAAACCTGCTGAGAGCACACATGGACGGACTGAAGAAGAAGGACAAGAAAAGCAAAACCAAGAAAACCAAAGCCACCCAATGA
- the xgb gene encoding x globin gives MGCAISGLAPKTPCETKQDGADTRLREDQVQMIKDSWKVIQDDIAKVGIIMFVRLFETHPECKDVFFLFRDVEDLERLRTSKELRAHGLRVMSFIEKSVARLDQQDRLDHLAVELGRSHYRYNAPPRYYSYVGTEFIGAVQPILKDIWTPELEEAWKTLFLYLTRLMRQGYLQEERLTHHPPAASPKDRPERNKPVL, from the exons ATGGGCTGCGCGATATCAGGTCTGGCGCCGAAAACCCCGTGTGAGACGAAGCAGGATGGTGCAGACACGCGCCTCCGCGAGGACCAAGTCCAGATGATCAAGGACTCGTGGAAAGTTATTCAGGATGACATCGCCAAAGTTGGAATTATTATGTTTGTAAG GTTGTTTGAGACCCATCCTGAATGCAAGGACGTCTTCTTCCTGTTCAGAGACGTGGAGGACCTGGAAAGGCTGAGGACCAGCAAGGAACTGAGAGCTCACGGGCTCCG AGTGATGTCCTTCATAGAGAAGAGCGTAGCCAGGCTGGACCAGCAGGACAGGCTGGATCACCTGGCTGTGGAGCTGGGGAGGAGCCACTACCGCTACAACGCCCCACCCAGATACTACAGC TATGTAGGGACAGAATTCATCGGTGCAGTCCAGCCCATCCTCAAAGACATATGGACACCAGAGTTGGAGGAAGCATGGAAG ACTCTGTTCCTGTACCTGACCAGGCTGATGAGGCAGGGCTACCTGCAGGAAGAGAGGCTCACACATCACCCCCCTGCAGCCTCCCCCAAAGACAGGCCAGAGAGGAACAAGCCTGTCCTATAA